Proteins encoded together in one Shewanella acanthi window:
- a CDS encoding M28 family metallopeptidase, with the protein MKSYQTALVTSLLFGSLSACQTKIEIPAKNDIAVQLQQTALGSTLGYDIVESLTVEVGPRLAGSPKDAIAVDWAMKKLTSLGFDKVYKEPVQVPIWERGEAKAKIVSPVEQPLVITALGGSVATPEGGLKAQIARFDSLAALQSANPVDVKGKIAFIDQKTERHITGEGYGKSVGGRSKGAVVAAQKGAVAVVIRSIGTDHDRMAHTGVMRYQEDTPKIPAAAMSNPDADLVYAMLKRDPNAVLELHLTPKDLGFNTSYNVIAEVTGSSKPNEIVLIGAHLDSWDEGTGAIDDGAGVAIVTAAAKHIQDLPQKPARTVRVVLYAAEEVGLVGGKAYAKAHKDELALHYIAAESDFGAGPIYQIDTRVNDAVFTQVKDAISPMLLNGVALGNNLASGGPDVSMLPALGVPVASLRQDGHDYFDYHHTPNDTLDKIDPKALAQNVAAYAQFAYIMANANVTLRPIVVDSKH; encoded by the coding sequence ATGAAATCCTACCAAACAGCCTTAGTTACCAGCCTCTTATTTGGCAGCTTAAGCGCTTGCCAAACAAAAATTGAAATACCTGCAAAAAATGATATTGCAGTGCAATTACAACAAACCGCGCTAGGCTCCACTTTAGGTTATGACATCGTCGAATCCCTTACTGTAGAAGTCGGCCCTAGGCTTGCTGGCAGTCCGAAGGATGCCATTGCCGTTGACTGGGCAATGAAAAAGCTCACCAGTTTAGGATTTGACAAGGTGTACAAAGAACCAGTCCAAGTGCCCATTTGGGAACGTGGTGAAGCTAAGGCTAAAATCGTCTCGCCTGTAGAACAACCACTCGTTATTACCGCCCTAGGTGGCAGTGTAGCCACTCCTGAAGGCGGTCTTAAGGCACAGATTGCCCGCTTTGATAGCTTAGCGGCACTACAATCTGCAAATCCTGTAGATGTAAAAGGTAAGATTGCCTTTATCGATCAAAAAACCGAGCGCCACATTACGGGCGAAGGTTATGGCAAAAGTGTTGGCGGACGCTCGAAAGGAGCCGTTGTTGCCGCACAAAAAGGCGCTGTAGCCGTAGTCATCCGCTCTATTGGCACAGACCACGACCGTATGGCGCACACTGGTGTGATGCGTTATCAGGAAGACACACCAAAAATCCCTGCCGCGGCCATGTCTAACCCAGATGCAGATTTAGTCTACGCCATGTTAAAGCGCGATCCTAACGCAGTGTTAGAGCTGCATTTAACGCCTAAGGATTTAGGCTTTAATACGTCTTACAATGTCATTGCCGAAGTGACGGGTAGCAGCAAGCCTAATGAAATTGTACTAATTGGTGCCCACTTAGACTCTTGGGATGAAGGTACTGGCGCAATTGATGATGGTGCAGGGGTTGCCATTGTGACCGCAGCAGCCAAACACATTCAAGATTTGCCCCAAAAACCAGCACGTACGGTACGTGTTGTGCTCTATGCTGCAGAGGAAGTCGGTCTAGTGGGGGGCAAAGCTTATGCAAAGGCTCACAAAGATGAATTAGCACTTCATTATATCGCTGCGGAGTCAGATTTTGGCGCAGGCCCTATCTATCAAATTGACACCCGAGTGAACGACGCTGTGTTTACGCAAGTGAAGGATGCGATTTCACCTATGCTCTTAAACGGTGTCGCACTTGGAAATAATCTGGCATCGGGTGGCCCTGATGTGTCTATGCTTCCCGCTTTAGGCGTACCTGTTGCTTCACTACGTCAAGATGGTCATGATTATTTCGACTACCACCACACTCCCAACGATACCTTAGATAAGATAGATCCTAAGGCATTAGCGCAAAACGTGGCAGCTTACGCGCAGTTTGCTTATATCATGGCCAACGCCAATGTGACACTAAGACCTATCGTAGTAGATTCAAAACACTAG
- the yaaA gene encoding peroxide stress protein YaaA: MLILVSPAKTLDFEHPPLTQEHTRPNFLEHSQELIEICQRLTPSDIATLMKVSDNIAGLNVARFGDWHPNYSIANAKQAIFAFRGDVYTGFDADTLSEDEIQRIQKQLRILSGLYGLLRPLDIILPYRLEMGTALGNHRGKNLYEFWGTILTQAVNEALAEQGDDIIINLASNEYFKAIKPKQLEGSLITPVFKDCKNGQYKVISFFAKRARGMMARYIINQQVTSLEQLKAFNVAGYYYSEEHSTPNEPTFLREEQQ, encoded by the coding sequence ATGTTGATTTTGGTTTCACCCGCGAAAACCTTAGATTTTGAGCACCCCCCTTTGACTCAAGAACACACAAGACCGAATTTTCTTGAGCATAGCCAAGAGTTGATCGAGATCTGTCAGCGGTTAACGCCAAGTGACATAGCAACATTAATGAAGGTGAGTGACAATATTGCTGGTTTAAACGTCGCTCGATTTGGAGATTGGCATCCAAATTACAGTATTGCAAACGCAAAACAGGCTATCTTTGCATTCCGAGGTGATGTGTATACTGGTTTTGATGCTGATACCTTATCCGAGGATGAAATACAGCGTATCCAGAAACAATTACGCATCCTATCCGGTTTATATGGGCTGTTACGCCCCTTAGATATCATTCTGCCCTATCGTTTAGAAATGGGGACGGCGCTAGGAAATCACCGAGGCAAAAATCTCTATGAATTTTGGGGGACGATTCTGACCCAAGCGGTGAATGAAGCATTAGCTGAACAGGGGGATGACATTATTATCAACTTAGCCTCCAACGAATACTTCAAAGCCATTAAGCCTAAACAGTTGGAAGGTAGTCTTATTACACCAGTCTTCAAAGATTGTAAAAATGGCCAGTATAAGGTGATCAGCTTCTTCGCCAAACGTGCTCGGGGCATGATGGCGCGCTATATTATCAATCAGCAAGTGACGTCTCTTGAGCAATTGAAAGCCTTTAACGTGGCTGGTTATTACTATAGTGAAGAGCACAGTACGCCGAACGAGCCGACCTTCCTAAGGGAAGAACAACAGTAG
- a CDS encoding alanine/glycine:cation symporter family protein, with the protein MLETIVNFLNALLWGKLLVYGLVAAGLYFTIRLAFIQLTHFKHSLKVMTLSRKGCDSGLSSFQVFCTSMAARVGAGNMAGVAVAIGAAGPGAVFWMWLIALLGMATAMVESTLAQVYKVRDTDGEFRGGPSYYMEKGLGQRWMGVLFAIFLIIAFGLVFNAVQANTITGAMERVFGFNPTYVGIALVIGSAFVIVGGLRKVARVSEIIVPIMALVYICIAFIIVLFNIEQLPGIISLIVKSAFGWQEAAVGGVAYTVAQAMQAGIARGLFSNEAGMGSAANVAASASPNPNHPASQGFVQMTGVFVDTIVICTATAAIILLSGDIGSSDDGIRLTISAMSNHVGDWGGAFIAIAIFLFCFTSIIANYSYAETNVMFLTGNSTKALPLFRFCVLGMVMFGAVAKISLVWNLADVSMGLMAMVNIVALLLLSGLAIRVINDYREQLKQGLTPEFDRSKFPELMEQLDDDIWQSSQTDTTVKGVVNAQ; encoded by the coding sequence ATGTTAGAAACCATCGTTAATTTTTTGAATGCGCTGCTCTGGGGTAAGTTACTTGTTTACGGATTAGTCGCAGCGGGTCTTTATTTCACCATTAGACTGGCATTTATCCAGCTCACCCATTTCAAACACTCCCTCAAAGTGATGACCCTTAGCAGAAAAGGCTGTGATAGCGGTCTTTCTTCATTTCAAGTGTTTTGTACCAGTATGGCCGCCCGTGTAGGTGCAGGAAACATGGCCGGTGTTGCCGTGGCTATTGGAGCGGCAGGACCAGGTGCTGTATTTTGGATGTGGTTAATCGCACTCCTAGGTATGGCCACCGCAATGGTGGAATCGACACTTGCACAGGTCTATAAAGTGCGGGATACCGACGGAGAGTTTCGCGGTGGCCCTTCTTATTATATGGAGAAGGGGCTTGGTCAAAGATGGATGGGAGTGCTGTTCGCAATCTTCCTGATTATTGCTTTTGGCCTAGTGTTCAATGCCGTTCAAGCGAATACCATAACAGGTGCGATGGAGCGAGTTTTTGGTTTTAATCCTACCTACGTTGGTATCGCTCTAGTCATCGGCAGTGCTTTTGTGATTGTGGGCGGTCTGCGGAAAGTCGCACGGGTTTCAGAGATCATTGTGCCTATTATGGCGCTGGTTTACATCTGCATCGCCTTTATTATTGTACTGTTTAATATTGAGCAGTTACCGGGGATTATTAGTCTCATTGTGAAAAGCGCATTTGGTTGGCAAGAGGCTGCAGTCGGTGGCGTTGCTTATACCGTAGCTCAAGCGATGCAGGCGGGGATTGCCCGGGGATTATTCTCTAACGAAGCGGGAATGGGAAGCGCGGCTAACGTTGCTGCAAGCGCATCGCCAAATCCTAATCACCCAGCATCCCAAGGTTTTGTGCAAATGACAGGTGTGTTTGTCGATACCATTGTGATTTGCACAGCCACTGCTGCCATCATTTTGCTTTCGGGTGACATTGGCTCGAGTGACGATGGGATCCGTTTGACTATCAGCGCGATGTCAAATCATGTTGGTGACTGGGGCGGAGCCTTTATTGCGATCGCGATTTTCCTGTTCTGTTTCACGTCGATTATTGCTAATTATTCTTATGCAGAAACGAATGTGATGTTTTTAACGGGGAATAGTACAAAAGCCTTACCTCTATTTAGATTTTGTGTTTTAGGTATGGTGATGTTTGGCGCTGTTGCCAAAATTAGCTTAGTCTGGAATCTGGCTGATGTATCGATGGGATTAATGGCGATGGTTAATATTGTCGCACTTTTGCTGTTATCAGGCTTGGCTATCAGAGTTATCAATGATTACCGTGAGCAGTTAAAGCAGGGCTTGACACCAGAATTCGACCGCAGCAAGTTTCCTGAGCTTATGGAGCAGCTGGACGACGATATTTGGCAGAGTTCCCAAACTGATACAACCGTGAAGGGTGTGGTAAACGCTCAGTAA
- a CDS encoding OmpA family protein: MDLEKMMKNTLKVALLTSMLPLAASASQELTPWYVGAGLGVNNYEHVATMNGDDNPYAWDVFAGYMFNDYFGAEIGYRDLGSADWDFGPIHNDMDVKGATLGLVGVWPMANNWSISAEAGAMYYTLENNQRSTSGAKSSYSADDFAPYFGAGVGYNFTENLKLQAKYRRYENLDETDFNTIEADSNYWGLELSYRFGHPAAVAAVVAAAPGDSDNDGVYDDTDQCPATPETHKVDSVGCTIYESIKKQEDVGSIQFANNSAVVKQEYYKDIERLANYMNKNPEHTVEIAGHASNVGKPDYNMELSQKRADAVADVLVSKYGISQSRVTSVGYGITKPLVEGNTREAHAANRRIEAIVTTTEKQPVLK, translated from the coding sequence ATGGACTTAGAGAAAATGATGAAGAACACATTAAAAGTAGCTTTGCTAACATCAATGCTTCCACTTGCTGCCAGTGCATCCCAAGAACTTACGCCTTGGTATGTGGGTGCAGGTCTAGGCGTCAATAACTATGAACACGTTGCAACGATGAACGGTGATGATAATCCTTATGCATGGGATGTTTTCGCTGGTTATATGTTTAATGACTACTTTGGTGCTGAAATCGGCTATCGCGATCTAGGCAGTGCTGATTGGGACTTTGGTCCAATTCATAATGATATGGACGTTAAAGGAGCCACACTCGGTTTAGTGGGCGTATGGCCAATGGCTAACAACTGGAGCATTTCAGCTGAAGCCGGTGCAATGTACTACACCCTCGAAAACAATCAGCGTTCAACTTCAGGTGCCAAAAGCTCTTACAGTGCTGATGACTTTGCACCTTACTTTGGTGCAGGTGTTGGCTATAACTTCACTGAAAATCTGAAGTTACAAGCTAAATACCGTCGTTATGAGAATTTGGATGAAACAGATTTTAATACTATCGAAGCTGACAGTAACTACTGGGGCTTAGAACTGAGCTACCGCTTCGGTCATCCTGCTGCTGTTGCCGCAGTTGTCGCTGCAGCACCTGGCGATTCAGATAATGATGGTGTTTACGACGATACAGACCAATGCCCAGCAACTCCAGAAACTCACAAAGTGGATTCTGTAGGCTGTACCATCTACGAAAGCATTAAGAAACAAGAAGATGTAGGCTCTATCCAGTTTGCTAACAATTCTGCTGTAGTGAAACAAGAATACTACAAAGATATTGAAAGACTGGCTAACTACATGAATAAGAATCCTGAGCACACTGTTGAAATCGCAGGTCACGCCTCTAACGTAGGTAAACCTGATTACAACATGGAACTGTCTCAGAAACGTGCTGACGCTGTAGCTGACGTATTAGTATCTAAATACGGTATCAGTCAAAGCCGTGTAACCTCTGTAGGTTATGGTATTACTAAACCATTAGTTGAAGGTAACACTCGTGAAGCTCATGCAGCAAACCGCCGCATTGAAGCTATCGTTACCACTACAGAAAAACAACCAGTTCTGAAGTAA